The following nucleotide sequence is from Lysobacterales bacterium.
GAGGCCGCCGACCAGCGCGTGGCTGGACGAGGACGGCAGGCCCAGCCACCAGGTGATCAGGTTCCAGATGATGCCGCCGGTGAGCGCGCAGATCAGCACGCCCGAGCCGACCGCCACCACATTGGTGTCGATCAGTCCGGACGAAATCGTCTTGGCCACGGCGGTTCCGGCAAGGGCGCCCAGCAGGTTCATGCCGGCCGCGAGGACGACCGCCTGGCGCGGCGTCAGCACCTTGGTCGCGACGACGGTCGCGATCGAATTCGCGGTGTCGTGGAAACCGTTGATGTATTCGAAGATCAGGGCGACCGCGATGACGGCCAGCAAGATCAGGAGGGCAGTGGTCACGCGCGACCTCAGCTGTTCTTGAGGACGATGTGATAGACCACGTTGCCGGCGTCACGGCAGCGGTCGATCGCCTTCTCGATGATCTCGAACAGGTCCTTGCGGATCAGGTAGCGCACCGGATCGGCCTCGTCCTTGTACAACTCGCGGTACAGGTCGAGGATCAGGCGGTCGGCTTCCGACTCGATCGCCTGCAGCTCGTCGTACATCGCCTTGTAGGTCTCGATGGCCATGCCGCGACGCAGTTCGCGGACCATGCGCACGACCACGCCGGCGGCCTTTTCCAGCATCGCCGCGCGCGGCGCGAAATCGACCTGGCCGACGCGGTCGGTGGTCAGCGCGTAGCGTTCGGCGAACTTCTCGACGGCCTTCGGGATCTTGTACAGCGCGGCGCCGAGCGCCTCGATGTCTTCGCGTTCGATCGCAGTGACGAAGGTATTGACCAGTTCGTGGCTGATCTGGGCGGCCAGCTCCTTCTCGCGGTTGCGGGTGCGGGTGAATTCCGCCAGCGAACCGCTCTTGCCCTGATGGCCGAGCAGGGCGGTCAGGGCCTTGGTCGATTCGTGTGCGGCTTCCGCGGATTGCTCCAGCAGGCTGAAGAAGCGGTCGCCTTTTCCGAAGATGGTCTGCAGTGAAAACATGGTCTGGACTCGTGTCGTGGTTTGGAAAGCGGGTGCGCCAGCGGGCGCGATACGGGCATAGGTTATGACCGATAGGTTACAGTCTGGTGACTCGGGTCGGGCTGTCGGGCGACAACCTGTCACTTCGGACCGCTAAGCTCCCGGACTCATGGACCTCAATGAATTCCTGACCTTTGCGGCGATCGGATTCGCCGCTCAGATTGTCGACGGCGCGCTCGGCATGGGCTTCGGGCTGGTGTCGAACGCGGTGCTGCTGGCGATCGGCATACCGCCGGCAGCCTCCAGCGCCGCGATCCACGCCGCCAAGGTCTTCACCGGCGGCGCGTCGGCCTTGTCGCATGCCTGGTTCCGCAATATCGACCGGCGCGTGTTCCTGCATCTGGTGGTACCGGGCATGGTCGGTGGCCTGATCGGTGCCCTGGTTCTGCAGCGGGCGCCGCCCGCCGTGCTGCGTATCGCGATCAGCGCCTATCTGGCCTTGATGGGGCTTTGGCTGCTGCTGCGGGCGATCCGAAACCACGTGGCGCGCAAACGCGTGCATGCCCTCGGCGCGCATGGCACCGGCCTGGTCGCCGGCACGCTGGACGCGATCGGAGGCGGCGGCTGGGGCACGGTCGTGACCTCGTCGCTGATCGCCCAGGGGGCCGAGGCGCGTTACGCCGTTGGCACCACCAATGCCGCCGAATTCTTCGTCGCCATCGCGATCAGCGTGGCCTTGACCGCCAGCCTGGGCGTCGTGCCCTGGGTGTGGCTCGCCGGACTGATCGCCGGCGGCATCCTCGCCGCACCGTTTGCCGCCTGGATGACTCGCCACCTGCCGATGCGCCTGTTGACCGGCATGGTAGGCTTCGCCGTCATTGCGTTGAGCGTGCACTCGCTGTGGCGCCTGCTGCGCTGAACCCATGTCGCTTGAACTGACCATCGTCCTCCTGCTGATCCTCCTGAACGGTTTCTTCGCCTTGTCGGAGATGGCCGTCATGACGGCGCGCAAGACGCGCCTGCGCCAGCGCGCGGGCGACAGCCGTGGCGCCCGCATTGCGCTGGAATTGGCCGAGAAGCCGGAGCGCTTCCTGTCCTCGGTGCAGGTCTGGATCACCCTGATCGGCATCCTCACCGGCTTCTTCGGCGGCGAGTCGATCGCGATGGCGCTGCGCGACGAACTGGCGCTGATTCCGTGGATCGCCCGCCATGCGCAGCCGGTCAGCGTCGGTATCAGCGTCGGCATCATCCTGTTCGTGTCGGTCGTGGTCGGCGAGCTGGTGCCGAAGCGGCTGGCCATCGTGCGCCCGGAGAAGATCGCCACCGCGGTCGCGATCCCGATGCGCATCCTCGCCACGGCTGCGGCTCCTGCGGTCAGCCTGTTGAGCGTGACCACCGAGGCGCTGTTCCGGCTGTTCCCGGTCAAGCACGGCAACGACAGCGACGTGACCGAAGAAGAGATCAAGATGCTGGTCGCGGAAAGCCACGAGCAGGGCGTCATCGACATCGATGAACGCAACATGGTCAATCGCGTGCTGAATCTCGGCGACCGCACCGTCGACAGCCTGATGACACCGCGCACGCGCATCGCCTGGCTGGATGCCGCCGCGTCGCTCGACGACAATCTTTCGGTGCTGCGTGAATCCCGGCATTCGCGCTATCCGGTATTTCGTGGCAGCGATCAGGACGTGCTCGGCGTGGTCGAGACCAAGATGATGGTCGCCGAACTGGCCTCCGGAAAGACGCCGGAGCTGTTCCGCGAGCTGCAGCCGCCGCTGTTCGTGCCGGAGGCGGCCAAGGCCATGCAGTTGCTCGACCAGATGCGCGAGAGCGAAGCCGCGCTGGCCTTTGTCGTCGATGAATACGGCGACATCCAGGGTATGGTCACGATGGGCGACCTGATGGGCGCGGTGTTCGGTCGCCTCGCGCATGCGATCGAGGCCAACGAACAGCCGATCGTCCAGCGCAGCGACGGGTCCTGGTTGATCGACGGCAGTCTGCCGGTGCAGGACCTGCGCGAACTGCTGGGCCTCGACGAATTGCCGCACGAGTCCGATCAGGAATATCGCACCCTGGCCGGCATGTTCATGGCGCAGTTTGGACGCATTCCCGCGGTCGGCGAGCATTTCGCATTCGGCGGTTTCCGCTTCGAGGTCATCGACCTCGATGGCGCGCGCATCGACAAGGCCCTGGTCTCGTCCCTGCCGCCGACGGAAACCGGCTGATGGGCCTGCGCAAGCGCACGCCACGGCCCAAGCCGCCGCGAGTGTCGGATCTGCTCGGGGCGACGCTGGCGGCCTGGGACCAGGAACGCATCGACTTCGGGCAGCTGGTCGATGCGATTCACGAACGTGGCTTCGGCGCGCTGATCCTGCTCGCAGCACTGCCTTGCCTGATTCCGGTGCCGGTGGGTTTCATGGGCGGCATCTTCGGTACCTTGC
It contains:
- a CDS encoding DUF47 family protein; the encoded protein is MFSLQTIFGKGDRFFSLLEQSAEAAHESTKALTALLGHQGKSGSLAEFTRTRNREKELAAQISHELVNTFVTAIEREDIEALGAALYKIPKAVEKFAERYALTTDRVGQVDFAPRAAMLEKAAGVVVRMVRELRRGMAIETYKAMYDELQAIESEADRLILDLYRELYKDEADPVRYLIRKDLFEIIEKAIDRCRDAGNVVYHIVLKNS
- a CDS encoding sulfite exporter TauE/SafE family protein — protein: MDLNEFLTFAAIGFAAQIVDGALGMGFGLVSNAVLLAIGIPPAASSAAIHAAKVFTGGASALSHAWFRNIDRRVFLHLVVPGMVGGLIGALVLQRAPPAVLRIAISAYLALMGLWLLLRAIRNHVARKRVHALGAHGTGLVAGTLDAIGGGGWGTVVTSSLIAQGAEARYAVGTTNAAEFFVAIAISVALTASLGVVPWVWLAGLIAGGILAAPFAAWMTRHLPMRLLTGMVGFAVIALSVHSLWRLLR
- a CDS encoding HlyC/CorC family transporter translates to MSLELTIVLLLILLNGFFALSEMAVMTARKTRLRQRAGDSRGARIALELAEKPERFLSSVQVWITLIGILTGFFGGESIAMALRDELALIPWIARHAQPVSVGISVGIILFVSVVVGELVPKRLAIVRPEKIATAVAIPMRILATAAAPAVSLLSVTTEALFRLFPVKHGNDSDVTEEEIKMLVAESHEQGVIDIDERNMVNRVLNLGDRTVDSLMTPRTRIAWLDAAASLDDNLSVLRESRHSRYPVFRGSDQDVLGVVETKMMVAELASGKTPELFRELQPPLFVPEAAKAMQLLDQMRESEAALAFVVDEYGDIQGMVTMGDLMGAVFGRLAHAIEANEQPIVQRSDGSWLIDGSLPVQDLRELLGLDELPHESDQEYRTLAGMFMAQFGRIPAVGEHFAFGGFRFEVIDLDGARIDKALVSSLPPTETG